From a single Raphanus sativus cultivar WK10039 chromosome 3, ASM80110v3, whole genome shotgun sequence genomic region:
- the LOC108844352 gene encoding calcium-binding protein KIC produces MEQPSKKSCVLETTTDAMEMETKYEDMLPIMADKMDVEEFVSELCKGFSLLADPERDVITAESLRRNSGVLGIEGMSEEDAQGMIREGDLDGDGALNQTEFCVLMVRLSPEMMEDAETWLEKAISQELCSHNHSSLP; encoded by the coding sequence ATGGAGCAACCAAGCAAGAAATCTTGTGTACTAGAAACAACTACTGATGCTATGGAGATGGAGACGAAATACGAAGATATGTTACCGATCATGGCGGATAAAATGGACGTAGAAGAGTTTGTATCAGAGTTATGCAAAGGTTTCAGTTTGCTTGCGGATCCAGAGAGAGATGTGATCACAGCTGAGAGTCTAAGGAGGAACTCAGGGGTACTTGGGATTGAAGGAATGAGCGAGGAAGATGCACAAGGGATGATTAGAGAAGGAGACCTCGACGGTGATGGAGCTCTTAACCAAACCGAGTTCTGCGTTCTCATGGTTCGGTTAAGCCCTGAAATGATGGAAGATGCAGAAACTTGGCTGGAGAAAGCAATCAGCCAAGAACTCTGCAGTCACAATCACTCTTCTCTGCCTTGA